A window from Limanda limanda chromosome 14, fLimLim1.1, whole genome shotgun sequence encodes these proteins:
- the LOC133018908 gene encoding dapper homolog 3-like, with amino-acid sequence MRNDDPSQEDYQQAQKVENYIFGLIQRRVLPMRPSKPRTSLSHDARVVTVVRQSSLCRKDEQDSLKQVSVQQISTLSQCSEGTASQACQNVDQKCHLGTKLNEEASPLYHNHLLQSVPHQPGFYHKPRQASMVHTSSSTLPDYLSCSVQPAKQDSSNSETDSTLIHNYQPAPAVSKTHYPPSPVGQLVNAEYIPAQPCRAYTRAYAQYHSNPQKGSGIAKPNRSMISPERNHHHEEQQPTASQVQPSRCRGGPKKCRLNEERSGATKRLGKKACRSQSENSLQRAPERKYNTVERDGGGSGSGGRGSRSSQSRSKKQQQGSGSCRRWQSSLELSQDEADQLPVPAPVPNQRELCPRRTRKSRSTHTSYVSPHRNHNLLQHSHHHQPMEYQLERDQVPLCKPSENYLHQDQGESESSMSEADSPDSSSLSSDSDESGGLVWPQQLPPQLSLPSPPAPPGAPLQPKAFVKIKASHALKKKILRFRTGSLKVMTTV; translated from the coding sequence ATGAGGAATGATGATCCCAGTCAGGAAGATTATCAACAAGCTCAAAAAGTAGAGAATTACATATTTGGTCTTATCCAACGCAGAGTTTTACCCATGCGCCCCTCTAAGCCCCGCACCAGCCTCTCACATGATGCCCGAGTTGTCACTGTTGTGAGGCAGAGTAGTTTATGCCGTAAGGATGAACAAGATTCACTAAAGCAGGTGTCTGTTCAACAGATCTCAACTCTGTCCCAGTGTTCAGAGGGAACTGCCTCACAGGCTTGCCAAAATGTGGATCAGAAATGTCATCTAGGGACCAAGTTAAATGAAGAGGCCTCACCCTTATACCACAACCACCTCCTCCAAAGTGTCCCGCATCAACCAGGATTTTATCACAAGCCAAGGCAGGCCTCTATGGTTCACACATCCAGCTCAACCTTGCCAGACTATCTATCTTGCAGTGTGCAGCCAGCCAAACAAGACTCCAGCAATAGTGAAACCGATTCAACCCTGATTCATAACTACCAGCCAGCTCCAGCTGTGTCAAAGACTCACTATCCACCTTCTCCTGTTGGGCAGTTGGTCAATGCAGAGTATATTCCAGCCCAGCCCTGTCGAGCCTACACCAGAGCTTATGCCCAGTATCACTCCAATCCCCAGAAGGGCTCTGGGATAGCTAAACCTAACAGAAGCATGATTTCTCCAGAAAGAAACCATCATCATGAAGAGCAGCAGCCAACAGCTTCTCAGGTCCAGCCCTCCAGATGTCGGGGGGGCCCAAAGAAGTGCCGTTTGAATGAAGAGAGAAGTGGTGCCACTAAGAGGCTGGGGAAGAAGGCTTGTAGGTCTCAGTCAGAGAACAGCTTGCAAAGGGCTCCAGAGCGCAAGTACAATACGGTAGAGAGGGATGGTGGAGGAAGTGGGAGTGGTGGAAGGGGAAGCCGGAGTAGTCAATCCAGGAGCAAGAAACAACAGCAAGGAAGTGGTAGCTGTCGGCGCTGGCAGTCCAGTCTTGAGCTCAGCCAAGATGAAGCTGACCAGCTGCCCGTGCCGGCACCTGTGCCAAACCAAAGGGAGCTTTGTCCTAGGCGCACACGCAAATCTCGTTCTACACATACATCATATGTCTCTCCACACCGCAACCACAATCTCCTCCAACACTCCCACCATCATCAACCCATGGAGTACCAGTTAGAGAGGGATCAAGTGCCACTGTGTAAGCCAAGTGAGAACTACCTTCACCAAGATCAGGGTGAGTCTGAGTCAAGCATGAGCGAGGCTGACTCTCCAGACTCCAGCTCTCTATCCAGTGACTCAGATGAAAGTGGTGGTCTGGTTTGGCCCCAACAACTCCCCCCTCAACTTTCCCTCCCATCACCTCCGGCCCCACCTGGAGCCCCTCTGCAGCCCAAAGCTTTTGTCAAGATTAAGGCCTCACATGCCCTTAAGAAGAAGATCTTGCGCTTCCGCACTGGTTCGCTGAAAGTAATGACCACTGTATGA